A part of Miscanthus floridulus cultivar M001 chromosome 6, ASM1932011v1, whole genome shotgun sequence genomic DNA contains:
- the LOC136460735 gene encoding auxin-responsive protein SAUR71-like, which yields MAAWTRKATASAKALASCVPGAIRDNDNGKQRIPKGYLPLVLVRDDDDQGGSETKVLVRVRDLKEPCLEALLEMAEQQFGYGQQGVLKVPCDAQRFVHVITMARKSKVATR from the coding sequence ATGGCCGCTTGGACAAGGAAGGCCACCGCCAGCGCCAAGGCCTTGGCCAGCTGCGTGCCCGGTGCTATTCGTGACAACGACAATGGCAAGCAGAGGATCCCGAAAGGGTACCTCCCCCTGGTGCTGGTTCGCGACGACGACGACCAAGGTGGCTCGGAGACGAAGGTCCTGGTGCGCGTGAGAGACCTCAAGGAGCCATGCTTGGAGGCGTTGCTGGAGATGGCCGAGCAGCAGTTTGGGTACGGGCAACAGGGGGTGCTCAAGGTCCCCTGTGACGCACAGCGCTTTGTCCATGTGATTACCATGGCACGCAAGTCCAAGGTTGCTACTAGATAA